Part of the Thermodesulfobacteriota bacterium genome is shown below.
CCCATACTAAATAATAACAAAGGCAAGGCGGGGAAATAATTGCCAGAGCTAAGACAAAATCCGGCCACACGTTTCTGGGTGGTTATAGCCAAGGAACGTTCGAGGCGTCCGCATAACTTCATCCAGGTCAAGCCCGCCATGTCCACAGAACCCTATCTGACAGCATGCCCTTTCTGTGAGGGCAACGAACACCTTACCCCGCCGGAGACCCTGGCTTATCGAAGGGGAGGTCAGGCCAATGGCCCGGGGTGGTGGGTACGGACGGTTCCCAATAAATTTGCCGCCTTTGTCTCTGAAGGAGATTTAGAGCGGCAGCATGACGGGGTCAACTTCTTTCATCGTATGGATGCCGTAGGCCACCATGAGGTCATTATCGAATCCAATAAACATAACGAGCACCTATTCCTGATGGATGATTGGCATGTGCAAGAGGTTGTTCTGGCCTACCTGGAACGTTATCAGATACTGCACATCGACCCCCGCTGCAAATTTATCATCATCTTTAAAAATCATGGCCTTTCCGCCGGGACCTCCCTTGAACATCCACACTCCCAGTTAGTGGCCACACCCATTGTACCGACGGATATCCGCATCCGGTTTGACCGCGCCGCATATTATTACGATGACACCGGCAAGTGTGTTTATTGTGATATAATCCGGGAAGAAAAGCAGGGCGGCGAACGGGTGATATTGGAGACCGATAAATTTATCGCTGTCCACCCCTTTGCCTCCCAGGTGCCCTTCGAGACCTGGATTATGCCCAAGGAACACAGCGCCTCGTTTGGCCTTATCACTATGGAGGATGCCAAGGCCTTTGCCGTTATACTGAAGACAGTTCTTAAAAAACAATACATCGGCCTGCATAACCCGGATTTTAATTACATAATACATACCGCGCCGGTAAAGGATGAGCACGAGGATTACTTCCACTGGCATCTGCAGATCCGGCCCCGCCTGACTACCGCAGCCGGTTTTGAGATGGGAACCGGCATATACATCAATACCGCCATACCGGAAGAAACCGCTCAATTCATGCGCAGTGTACAGGTCTGAAGATATGCCTTTAACAAAAACTAAAGTCACACACTCAAAAAACAAAAATCCTTTAGTAGAGCGGCTGCAAAATCTCGTGAAAATTTTCGACAAGACTGACCGCGTACTCATCGTCATTAGCGCCGATCCGGACTCCATAGCCAGCGCCCTGGCTATGAAAAGGCTTCTGTGGAGACGCGTACAGGGTGTGACCATAGCCCACAACAACGAAATCAAACGCCTTGACAATCTGGCTATGGTGAGGCTCCTCAATGTCCCCCTGCAACGCCTGCAGACGCTGGCGCCCGAGACCTTTACCCGCAAAATAATGCTTGATTCACAGCCTTACCACAATCCGGACTTTGCCCATATTGACTATGACGCGGTGATCGACCACCACCCTGCCGTTGGCCCGGTCAATGCCTCCTGGGTTGATATAAGGCCGGAATATGGGGCCACGGCCTCCATCATGTTCGAATATCTGCGCGCCGCACGTATCAAACCCTCGGTACGCATAGCTACAGCCCTTTTCCATGCTATAAAGGTGGATACGGAAAACTTTACCAAACGGGCTACGAGTCAGGACATCGCGGCCTTTACCCGTCTCTTTGACCAGGTAAACCAAGCGCTTATCCGAAAGATCGAATCTTCCGATATTAAACTAAGCGACCTGGCATATTTCAGGCTGGCTTTAGATAAAATGCGTTATTCCCGAAAACGTATTTACTGCCATCTAGGAAAAGTGGAGCATCCGGATATCCTGGTGCTTCTGGCCGATTATTTTATGCGTGTGTATGAGATTGGCTGGAGCATTGTTTCGGGTTTCTGCGGAGAAAAGTTCATAGTAATTTTTCGCTCTGACGGATACCGGAAAAATGCGGGTAACTTGGCCATGCAGGTCTTTGGCGCCATGGGCTCGGCCGGCGGACATCGCCAGAGCGCCCGCGCCGAAATCCCGAAAACTAATATGCCGCCCTCCGGCCGGGAATTTTCCTCCCGGAGTTTAGAGAGATTAATCGTCCGACACTTAAAGACCTGAAAGGGGTTTATGCCGATTAAAGTATTAGGCATCATACTGGCGGGAGGCTTAGGCAGAAGACTTTCCCCTCTCACCCGGCAACGCGCCAAGCCCAGCGTTCCTTTTGGCGGGAAATATAGAATTATTGACTTTGTGCTCAGCAATTTCATTAATTCTGGCATCTACTCCATCTATGTGCTGATGCAATTTAAGTGTCAGTCGCTCATGGAGCACTTACGAAACGGATGGACGATAGGGAGCGCTGTCAGTGACTTTTTCATTATGCCGGCGCCGGCCCAAATGCGCACCGATGAAGACTGCTACCGGGGGACAGCGGATGCGGTATATCAGAACCTGCACCTCATCGAGAAAATTTATCCTGAAGTGGTGGCCATATTCAACGCCGACCATATCTACCGTATGGATATCAGGCAAATGCTGCAATACCACCGGGAAAAAGAAGCAGAGGTGACGGTTGCCGCCATACCTTTGCCTATAGAGGAAAGCCACCCTTTCGGAGTCATACAGGTTGACGATAACTGGCAGATCATCGGTTACGAGGAAAAACCGGAAAACCCGCATCCTATTCCCGGAAGGCCGGATACGGCCCTGGTTTCCATGGGTAATTACCTGTTTAATACCACAGTGCTTTGTGAAACATTGAAAAAGGATGTTGAATCAAGCGGCAAATATGATCTGGCGGGTGAGATTATCCCTATTTTATTCCAGAAAAGGCGAGTTTTTGCCTATGATTTTCGAATAAATAGAATCCCCGGAGCCCTTAATAATGGAGAAAATATTTATTGGCGGGATATAGGAACCATTAAGGCCTACTACGAGGCCAACATGGACCTTACAACCCCTGTGCCGTCTTTTAATCTTTATAACCGGCGATGGCCGCTTAGAACCGCCAGCTACGCCACACCGCCGGTAAAGCTTATCTACGACCAGTATGGCCGGGAAGCTATGGTCAGAGATTCCCTGATCGCCGGCGGAACCATCATAAGCGGCGGCGAGATAAGAAATTCAATTGTGGGGAGACACGTTTTTGTGGGCAGCCGGTGTGTAGTTGAAGACTCCATTATATTCGATCACGTTACCCTGATGGAAGACGTAATGATAAAAAGGACGATTGTCGATAAGAATGTTACTCTGCCCCCGGGCACGCGTATAGGTTATGATATGGAACAAGATCGCCGGCGTTATTTTGTCGATCCCTCCGGCATTGTGGTGGTGCCGAAAGCTGAGATATAAAGCTGTCAGCATGCTTGTTATCCGTTATCCGTTAACCGTTATCCGACATTTCTTTCGGTAAACGGTAAACCGGCTTCATGCTGAACGCTGATAGCTGACTGCTGACCGCTCCATTCGAAACTCCAGGAGTTTCGAATGGAAACTAGTCAAGGAGCGTTTTGATGCAAAAGATTCTGGCTATGATTTTGGCCGGGGGCCGCGTGGACGAGCTGAATGTATTAACCTTCTACCGGCCTAAATCCGCTGTCCCCTTTGGCGGGATCTATCGCGTCATCGACTGCCCCTTGAGCAATCTTCGGTATTCAAACATCGAAAACGTGGGCATCCTTTCCCAGTATCGATCTTACTCCCTGATAAACCACATCGGCCAGGGGGGCTCCTGGGATATGGTGGGCAGGCATCGCGGAGTCACCATGCTCCCCCCCTTTCAAGGACATAAGGCCTCTGACTGGTACAAGGGAACGGCAGACGCCGTATTCCAGAATCTGGATTTTATCGACTACCATAAGCCGGACATGGTTATGGTCCTGTCCGGCGACCATATTTACAGGATGAACTACCAGCCTATGATTGCCTATCACCTTAAAAAAAAGGCCGATCTTACGGCAGCCTTCGTAGCGGTAGAAACCAGAGAGGCCCCGCGTTTCGGCCTGGCGCAGATAGCAGATGAGGATAGGGCGGGCGGGAAAATTTTATTATACCAGGAAAAACCGGCCGAACCGGCCTCAACGTGGGCCTCCATGACCATTTATTTATTCCGGCCCGAGGCCCTGAGAGAAGCGCTGCAGGAAAACGTTAAAAGTGATTCCCATGAGTTTGGCCGGGATATCATACCCGCTATGCTGGGGCGCTATAAGGTATACGGGTACAAACATACGGGATACTGGGGCTATAGCCGTAAGATCGAGGAATACTGGCAGGCTAATATGGATACACTGGGCCGAAGGCCGAAGATCGTCCTCAGGGAATGGATGCTCAGGACCAATCTGGAGCATCAGGCTATTTGCGACCGTCAACCCGCCGTCATCGGAAAAACGGCGCGCATTAACAATTCCAGTTTTTACCACGGCTGCCGCATCGAAGGGCAGGTGGAAAATAGCGTGCTTTTCCCCGGCGTCAGGATAGCAAAAGGGGCCATCGTAAAAGACTCTGTATTGTTTTTTGATGCCACCGTGGAAGAAGGGGCCTTCATGGAAAAGGTCATATCCGATGTTGATGTCGTGATCGGCGCGCATACGGTCATCGGCAAAAAAAACGGGGCGGACGCGCCTCAGGGCGGGATCACGGTCATCGGCCGCTCTACCCGGATACCGGCCGGTATGGCCATCG
Proteins encoded:
- the galT gene encoding galactose-1-phosphate uridylyltransferase, which gives rise to MPELRQNPATRFWVVIAKERSRRPHNFIQVKPAMSTEPYLTACPFCEGNEHLTPPETLAYRRGGQANGPGWWVRTVPNKFAAFVSEGDLERQHDGVNFFHRMDAVGHHEVIIESNKHNEHLFLMDDWHVQEVVLAYLERYQILHIDPRCKFIIIFKNHGLSAGTSLEHPHSQLVATPIVPTDIRIRFDRAAYYYDDTGKCVYCDIIREEKQGGERVILETDKFIAVHPFASQVPFETWIMPKEHSASFGLITMEDAKAFAVILKTVLKKQYIGLHNPDFNYIIHTAPVKDEHEDYFHWHLQIRPRLTTAAGFEMGTGIYINTAIPEETAQFMRSVQV
- a CDS encoding DHH family phosphoesterase, translating into MPLTKTKVTHSKNKNPLVERLQNLVKIFDKTDRVLIVISADPDSIASALAMKRLLWRRVQGVTIAHNNEIKRLDNLAMVRLLNVPLQRLQTLAPETFTRKIMLDSQPYHNPDFAHIDYDAVIDHHPAVGPVNASWVDIRPEYGATASIMFEYLRAARIKPSVRIATALFHAIKVDTENFTKRATSQDIAAFTRLFDQVNQALIRKIESSDIKLSDLAYFRLALDKMRYSRKRIYCHLGKVEHPDILVLLADYFMRVYEIGWSIVSGFCGEKFIVIFRSDGYRKNAGNLAMQVFGAMGSAGGHRQSARAEIPKTNMPPSGREFSSRSLERLIVRHLKT
- the glgC gene encoding glucose-1-phosphate adenylyltransferase codes for the protein MPIKVLGIILAGGLGRRLSPLTRQRAKPSVPFGGKYRIIDFVLSNFINSGIYSIYVLMQFKCQSLMEHLRNGWTIGSAVSDFFIMPAPAQMRTDEDCYRGTADAVYQNLHLIEKIYPEVVAIFNADHIYRMDIRQMLQYHREKEAEVTVAAIPLPIEESHPFGVIQVDDNWQIIGYEEKPENPHPIPGRPDTALVSMGNYLFNTTVLCETLKKDVESSGKYDLAGEIIPILFQKRRVFAYDFRINRIPGALNNGENIYWRDIGTIKAYYEANMDLTTPVPSFNLYNRRWPLRTASYATPPVKLIYDQYGREAMVRDSLIAGGTIISGGEIRNSIVGRHVFVGSRCVVEDSIIFDHVTLMEDVMIKRTIVDKNVTLPPGTRIGYDMEQDRRRYFVDPSGIVVVPKAEI
- a CDS encoding sugar phosphate nucleotidyltransferase encodes the protein MQKILAMILAGGRVDELNVLTFYRPKSAVPFGGIYRVIDCPLSNLRYSNIENVGILSQYRSYSLINHIGQGGSWDMVGRHRGVTMLPPFQGHKASDWYKGTADAVFQNLDFIDYHKPDMVMVLSGDHIYRMNYQPMIAYHLKKKADLTAAFVAVETREAPRFGLAQIADEDRAGGKILLYQEKPAEPASTWASMTIYLFRPEALREALQENVKSDSHEFGRDIIPAMLGRYKVYGYKHTGYWGYSRKIEEYWQANMDTLGRRPKIVLREWMLRTNLEHQAICDRQPAVIGKTARINNSSFYHGCRIEGQVENSVLFPGVRIAKGAIVKDSVLFFDATVEEGAFMEKVISDVDVVIGAHTVIGKKNGADAPQGGITVIGRSTRIPAGMAIGPGCTIYPDLGSKQFTKKEIPSGEAVQ